DNA from Bradyrhizobium diazoefficiens USDA 110:
CTCATCTCAGGGTGATAATTGTCGCCGGGGCCGTAGAGGTTGGTCGGCATCACGCTGATGAAGTCGCATCCATATTGGCTGCGGTAGGCCTCGGCAATCTTGATGCCGGCGATTTTTGCAATTGCATAGGGCTCGTTGGTCGGCTCCAGCGGGCCGGTCAGCACGGACTCTTCGCGCAAGGGCTGCGGGGCCAATTTGGGATAGATGCAGGAGGAGCCGAGGAACATCAGCTTCTCGGCGCCGTTCCGATGCGCGGCGTGGATCACGTTGGCCGCGATTGCGATGTTGTCGTAGATGAACTCGGCGCGCAGCGTGTTGTTGGCGACGATGCCGCCGACTTTCGCCGCCGCGAGGAACACGACCTGCGGCCGCACCTTTGCGAACCAGTCGAACACGGCGGCCTGGTTGCAGAGATCGACCTCGCGACGGTCCGCGGTGACGAGCTTGACATCCTCTCCTGCGAGCCGGCGCACCAGCGCGCTGCCGACCATGCCGCGATGGCCGGCGACGTAGACGCTTCTGCCCTTCAGCTCAAACGGAGCGTTTGTCATGGGCAGCGTCCCGTTTCGCCTGTGCCAGATCGCTCGCCATCATCTCCTCGACAAGCTGGGCAAAGCTCCGCTTCGGCTTCCAGCCGAGCACCTCGCGCGCCTTGCTGGCATCACCGATGAGGAGATCGACCTCGGTCGGGCGGAAATAGGTCGGATCGATCTTCACCACCGTCTTGCCGCTCTTGGCATCGACACCGGTCTCCTCGACGCCTGCGCCACGCCAGGCGATGCGCCGGCCGACCTGCGCGAACGACAATTCGACCATCTCCCGCACCGAGCGCGTCTCACCGGTGGCGAGAACGAAGTCGTCGGGCTTGTCGGCCTGGAGGATCATGTGCATGCCCTCGACGTAGTCCTTGGCATGCCCCCAGTCGCGCTTGGCCTCGAGATTGCCGAGATAGAGCGTGTCCTCCAATCCCACCTCGATGCGGGCGACGCCGCGCGTGATCTTGCGCGTGACAAAAGTCTCGCCGCGGATCGGGCTCTCGTGGTTGAACAGGATGCCGTTGGACGCGAACATGCCGTAGGCCTCACGGTAGTTCACCGTGATCCAATAGCCGTAGAGCTTTGCCACGCCGTAAGGAGAGCGCGGATAGAACGGCGTCGTCTCCTTCTGCGGGATCTCCTGCACGAGACCGTAGAGCTCGGAGGTCGAGGCCTGGTAGAACCGTGTCTCCTTCTCCATGCCGAGGATGCGGATCGCTTCCAGCAGCCGCAGCACGCCGATCGCGTCGGCATTGGCTGTGTATTCCGGGCTCTCGAAGCTCACGGCGACGTGGCTCTGGGCGGCGAGATTGTAGATCTCGGTCGGCCGGATCTGCTGCACCAGGCGGATCAGATTGGTCGAGTCGGTCATGTCGCCGTAATGCATCAGGAACGGCACGTTGCCGACATGGGGATCCTGATATAGGTGATCGACCCGCGCGGTGTTGAACGAAGACGAGCGCCGCTTGATGCCGTGCACGACATAGCCGAGCGACAGCAGATATTCGGCGAGATAGGCGCCGTCCTGGCCGGTCACGCCGGTGATGAGAGCGATCCGCTCGGTCATAGCTATCCCGATCTCCTGGTACCCATTGGCGGGGCGGTCCGCGCGTTCGTGGCCGTCGATGTGACGCCCTTCTTTGACAGAACGGCCGCCCCGGTCAACACGTACGGGACGCAATGGAGATTGAAGCGGGTGAAGCGCTCCGACTCAGAATCTCTTTCCCGTTTTTATACGTAATTCCAAGAAGTTACATCATCCCCAAGTTTCGTGTTGGACGTTCCAGCCGCGGCTCACTTTGGCGCGTGTGCTGCGCAAGACGGCC
Protein-coding regions in this window:
- the fcl gene encoding GDP-L-fucose synthase — its product is MTNAPFELKGRSVYVAGHRGMVGSALVRRLAGEDVKLVTADRREVDLCNQAAVFDWFAKVRPQVVFLAAAKVGGIVANNTLRAEFIYDNIAIAANVIHAAHRNGAEKLMFLGSSCIYPKLAPQPLREESVLTGPLEPTNEPYAIAKIAGIKIAEAYRSQYGCDFISVMPTNLYGPGDNYHPEMSHVVAALIRRFHEAKVSGAKGVVVWGTGTPRREFLYVDDMADACVHLMKTYSGAGLINIGTGEDITIAEFARVVAEVVGYSGEISFDTSRPDGTPRKLLDVSRLAGLGWRATTSLEDGLKRAYAAYQAAQLAAQ
- the gmd gene encoding GDP-mannose 4,6-dehydratase, whose product is MTERIALITGVTGQDGAYLAEYLLSLGYVVHGIKRRSSSFNTARVDHLYQDPHVGNVPFLMHYGDMTDSTNLIRLVQQIRPTEIYNLAAQSHVAVSFESPEYTANADAIGVLRLLEAIRILGMEKETRFYQASTSELYGLVQEIPQKETTPFYPRSPYGVAKLYGYWITVNYREAYGMFASNGILFNHESPIRGETFVTRKITRGVARIEVGLEDTLYLGNLEAKRDWGHAKDYVEGMHMILQADKPDDFVLATGETRSVREMVELSFAQVGRRIAWRGAGVEETGVDAKSGKTVVKIDPTYFRPTEVDLLIGDASKAREVLGWKPKRSFAQLVEEMMASDLAQAKRDAAHDKRSV